The following DNA comes from Capsicum annuum cultivar UCD-10X-F1 chromosome 7, UCD10Xv1.1, whole genome shotgun sequence.
TTATTATGTGTTCAGTTAATACTTATCGATTGAGAAATCAATTAATTGCTCAAAAAAAAGATGGcacaaaaaattaagaataaagaaaaattagcaACTATTTAATTGCATAGATTTTGATTATATGAACAATCATAATCACAATTATTTAATTGCATAGATAAGATGCAACCTAGTGGCACGTGCGTTGCACGACATATGATGAAAATATTTGTATCTAAAAAGTAAATTAACTTAATATCAGTGTTTTAAAAGGCAAGAGGCGAGGCGTTTTATCCATCATGAGGCAAGNNNNNNNNNNNNNNNNNNNNNNNNNNNNNNNNNNNNNNNNNNNNNNNNNNNNNNNNNNNNNNNNNNNNNNNNNNNNNNNNNNNNNNNNNNNNNNNNNNNNCTTTATGTGGATTTCCTATATGATAAGTTCAAGAAACTTAATTGCTGCTATTTACTTATcgttttgaattattttcttaGAAGTAGTTATCatattgttttgaattattttcttaGAAGTAGTTATCATAATCAATGTTTTGAATTTTCAACAGTAGTTTGACAATAATTAAAAAGGCAAAAATGAAAAGTAAtagtagtctttcttttcttaataagtgtgcattacctcaacaattcacttattatgGAGTGGAAGGAGTTTTAAGGATAGTatgaaaaaacaataataaaatttgcTAAGatggacaagtaaaatgaaacagcGGGACTAATTTTCCAAAGGTAGTAATGTGATCAGAAACTTCAGTAATTGAgtcataaattagtatataggATCATGTAAGGGATCAAAGGAGGAGCCAGGATTTCAGACGAAGGTTTCAACATCtacaatacacatatatatatataatagtataattttccgtcgaagAGGGTTCGGACGAACTCCTATTACTAAGCCGGCTCCGCCTCTGTAAGGGATGAAGTTAGTAGGAAgtgtttttcttttctatatagtAACTTCCTGTATGAAAAATGTGCCTTGACTATCCTTTTATCATTGTAGACTGGAGACTCGTGCTTTGAGGGCCGTGAAGGTGTTATGTATACTCGAGATCAGCTGCTGCAATTGAGGGAGGTAGGTACTTCAGTATCATGAAATTTTCCGTTGATATTGTTATCTGGCTTTTGATTTTGCTTGATGTTTAGTTAGTTTCTACTTACTGACAGTGTAAAAAGGATTGTTTATGTGAGTACGTACCAATAGTTCTTACAATGTTATACTGGAAGAGTATAACAAGAATCTTCTTTTGTCGTTGTAATACTCTCTAATGTAGTCAGACTCTCTACCTCtccgaggtaggggtaaggtttgcatACACTCTACTCTCCTATGACCCCACCTATGGGTATTAATCTGTTTTTCATTTGGTTGTTGGTCTCGATCAGGTTGTTAACATTTCTGATGATATCCTTATAATCTAGCAAGAAGTTGAATCTGAACTGTTTGTTGGAGGGCGAGGTCGTGCCGATGCCAATGTGAGTATCTGTTAAAGAAGGTTATTTTTCCCGCTCATTAAATCGTGTACACACACATGGAAAAAGATAGGAAATTCTGTTCATCTACATTTTCCCATTTAGAAAAATTGTTTCATATTTAATCTGTCACCTTCTTGCAGTATGCGCTTTTTGTGTTGCCAGAAGTTGTCTCATGCATGTTTCTGTAGGTGCAGGTCCAGCCTCAAACTTATTGTTCTGCGACGAATGCCCAAAAAACCGAGAATATAATGGGGATGAACAACTTAGCTCACAATTTGCAAGAACTCTAATATCTCCTAACCAAGGGGTAGTTTTCTATTGCTTATTGTATCTTAGTATGAATGTAGAATTCGTCGTTACATGTTACTGAAACATCGCctacttatttattatttaattatcgaTAATAATCAGTAAAGATTTACAATGACGAGTGACATGTCTTCTTCCCATCTATCAGTATGTTGCATTGAGTTTAAGACAACAATTCTGTCTGATGTGAAACTATCTTTCAGTTCTTGATCGATCTCTGAAACCATCGTTTGTGACTCAGGGAGGATCTACTCGTATGCTAATCAAAGCTGAAACGCCACGCTCAGCAGCGCAAAAGAGCAACTTTTTTGACAAAGATCATGTCTTGAATACTGTGATGGGGTAAATTCTTCCCTTTGTAGTTGCTATGTATTTTATTCAAAACAACATATGCTTATTTGTGGTTTAATCCTCTCAATCTTAAGTGATATCTGTTCTCAAAGTAAAAACGCTAGCGCATGTAATCTTATCCGCTTACTGAGGAGAATTTCTCGAGGTTAAAAGCATTTTCAAGTTTGTCATTTTTGATACAGTGCAAGGGTAGCTTGAAATAGCAACAATCTACGCTTGTTGTAAAGGGCTTAGGTGTAGGGCCTTTGGATTTCAGCGTTATCCACTTCAGCTCGGTGTTCTAGTGCTAGTTGAAAACATACAAAGATTATAGTTCATgatttttacatccatttgagtTTGAATGTTTTGTCACGTGTCTACCGGTGTCTCTGTGAACTGCTTTATCCGTGTACTATTATTGCGGAGAGATGATGTTGATACATACTTAGTCTGGATGTTAGCATGCAAGACATCCTGTCTCTATTTGTATGTGTGATTGGATGCCCGTGGTTCTTGGTTTCGGAAGTTCTGTTGTTAGAGAATTGGTAATTCCATTACGGCATTATTTGAAGATACAGCTTTTGGTTAACTCATATTGATTTGCATATACTCAACCCGCCAACTGTGACGAAATTTGATCTCCTCAAAAGGCAACTGATTGCTTCAGCGATAACTAATGCGGACACTCTAAAGGTATGTCATCCCATATCCgggatatacatatatatatatatatctttgttGTTTTTTCTGGTTCAGATTTACCGTTGTTTGCCTTGGAGATTTAACTTCTTTTAATCTTTACTCCAGGATGTTGTCTCCTTGATATTTAACAGCGCTGTACTAGAACCAACATTTTGCCCGATGTATGCCCAGCTGTTTTCTGATCTCAGTGAAAACCTGCCTCCATTTCCTTCTGATGAACCTGGTGGCCGAAAGATTTCGTTCAAGCGTGTTCTGTTGAATAATTGTCAGGAAGCATTTGAAGGTGCTGAAAAACTGCGAGATGAAGTGAGGCAAATGATAGCCCCTGAGCAGGAGTCAGAACAAAAGGACATAGAAAAGTTTTTCAAGTTGCGTAATCTTGGGAATATTAAGCTTATTGGCGAGCTTTTTAATATAAGAATGGTCACAGAAAGTATTGTTCGTCGCATTGTTCAGGTTGTTAATTGCTTGCCTTTTCGCTCAGGTCTTGTTGTTCCTAGGTGATTGCTGTCCTTTTATGCCTTGAACTTTACGAATGATCGTCTTTGCTGGTTTTGTTAACAGGAACTATTAGAACAAGATCCCAAAAGTTGTCCTGAAGAAGAGAAAGTTGAAGCCATTTGTCAGTTCTTCAATATCATCGGCAAGCAACTTGATGAGAACAATAACTCAAGGAACGTCAACGATATGTACTTTAACCGGTTGAAGCAACTATCAACAAACCCTCAGTTGGTTCCACGGCTAAGGTTTATGGTTCGTGATGTGATGGATTTACGTTCCAATAACTGGGTTCCTAGACGGGAAGAGGTGACACTTCATTCTACGTTGTCATTGTTGTCTGATGTATCCTAGAGTTCTCTCTTATGAtgtaatattttttcctttttgcatAGGTGAAAGCCAAATCCATCGCTGAGTTTCACTCAAAAGCACAAAAGACCTTGAGTTCGCGCCCTGGTGCCTCTGCAAGAATGAGAAATTGTCGTGGTCCTCCGGCTCAAGGGAGTTCCAGGTACTAGAAAGATGTCTGGTATGCCTTTCATGGATAATGACAACTGGGAAGTTCATGAATCCCAGTCGATGCCTAGACTGGTACGGCCTGGTGTGGTGGACGAGTTAAGCCCACAATGGTTGTCAAGTCGCCCACATGAACCCGTGACTTCTGCCTCAGGGTAGAGACGGACACATGATTTGAAGTTTTTTGGTGCTACTGTTTTTGTGATGGATATTTCACTAATGACAGATATATGAATGCTTGTTCAGTGAATTCAATCTATTTTGGGGTTCTTCGACTTGGGATAAAGACAATCGTAATAGGAGTACAAGGAGCAAGAGATAGTTATAATACGATAGGTAGTAACAAGACGAGATTACTACTAAATAGTACTATCATCCATCTGCCCTACACAACCGACATCAAAAAAACTCCAAGAATAAGAAACTACAAGCGTAGCACTACGACTAGCACGGGCGACAAGGCAAAACACTCCTACCTACTAGCATGGTGCATATGTCATGCATAAGCTGAATATGTTGAAACAACAATatccaatatataaataatataattatataaattaaaggCTTATTACCTCGATAGCCACTTAAACTTGACATATATTATAAGATAGATACTTAAACTTATAGTCGATAACTTTTAATATGAGTTGATCACCTACATGGACAGCCAGAAGCCTCTAACAAGACAACTCCATGataaggtgtttgatgaaaggTATAATTATCACCACATAAATTACTCCAtccattcacttttacttgttcactattttaaaaatagattttttatttttactaggTCGTTTTTAACATTTTAAGAAAAGATACTTAAATTTTCCCATGCTTTTACCTTAGCATTGATTACTTATTGCctaaattatggtaaaaatactcatatcattaAGGTTTTTTAAGGAACATGTAAAGTTCGAAGTGTCCAAGTAAAAACAAACGAGGGGGTGTATTAGAAGCATATACATTGAATATGAGAAATGGGAAAAGAATGAACCATAACATTAGATATTTGCTTGCTTTTTCATCTTTTCCAGGTGAATTTGCAGTAAATGCTACAACTTATTGCCATTTAAGAACTCAAGGCAGAAACCAAAcctttcattttctttatatttatattactctTAGAAATGCTCAATTGTTATAGCCTCTATAGTTTCTTGTGAATTGATATTTCTTGAGTCTTTTTTGGCAAAGATTGCACCTTCAGGATTTTACTATGCTGTTAATGAACAAATTATTCTGGAGTTCATTAAGATCATCAGTCAAATTATTAACTTTAATTCCAccattcagtttcatgttccGGATTTTGCATTTCATCTTCAACCATTTTCTTGGTGTTAAATGTGTATGTGTTCTTGGTGGTTGTTTACGTTATAATATTACTTGTTAATGCCTTCCTTTGTTTGTTGAAATTCCATTTAAATATGAATGAATCTCCAACCCCTATGTTTCtttgattttctaaaaatattgcCACCCCCGTGTTGGATTCTCTAAATATACACTACTTTTAGAGTACCCGACACGTGGCTGTCGACATTTTTGAAGTATCCGAGCAACGTAGATATTACTATCCTTTCATTATAGGATACAATTTATTTCTCTTTCTGTTTGTTTAGGTGGCTATCATTTCTGACCATGTTTTTAAAATCAAGCAAGAAGTTGAAGCTGAGCTTTTTGGTGAAGATGCCAGTCGAGGTCACGTGAATACAAGTGTGAGTATCTGCAGTAAAATAGGAATGTCTTGAACTACCTTTATGATATGCGTCTTGAATATCCTCTTTATCATTGTAGACTACTCAAGACTCTCGTTTTGAGGGCCATGAACGCGTTAGATATACTCTAGGTCAGCTGCTGCAACTGAAGGGCGATATTCTTAAACTCAAACAAGAAGTTGAAGCTGAACTGTTTGGTGAAGATTCCAATCAAGATCATGCAGATAACAATGTgagtagagggttagggggtgggagtgcgtcggtaacaGTAGGGGGGTGTTCTTTATTagtgtctgaagtttcttgttcgtgggttGAGTGTTGTCGATGGTTTCGGATATATAGTTTTTAGTAGTATCTTGTGGCTagcgttgttagtttattttgcctgtacaagtttatatgcatttatgttttgtgtttgctataatgttattggttctaagccgggggtctattggaaacagccttcctacttctcttgaggtagtggtatggtttgcgtacactctaccctccccagaccccactaggtgggaatacactaggtatattgttgttgttacgtTACTTTCTTAAAGTATTTTCTTTAGCTGCAACAAATAGTATCATTCATGTTGTGTAGGTGCAGTGTCAGTCGAAGAGTCGTTTTTCTGAGCCAGACACCGACTCTGCCCCCCCCCGTCGTGGACATATCATTGGAGCCTCTCCGAGTAAAGAGAGAAGACGGTGACAGATTCTACTCGAGCCGGCAGGTGGCTAATGAATATAATGTGCAAGAACAACTTAGTTCACATCTTGCAAGAACTCAAACGTCTCCCAACCAAGCGGTAGTTCTTATCTACTGCTTTTTATATTGTTTCCGCAACACATTCATACTGGAATAGTACAACAAGAATCGATTTCCTTCGTCCTAGTAATACTCTCTTATGTGGTCATGTTAATAGGAGTTCTGATTTTCCATGTTCCTTTAGGTCCTCACACTCGTCATTACGAGCCATAAACCTGTTAAAGCAGATAATATAATGAGGACGAACAACTTAGCTCACTATTACCCAACCAAGGGGTAGTTTTGTTTGTGATATGAAAGTATTTATCTCTTCTTGATCTCATAATCCTTTGTTCGTGAATCAGGATGGACCTCCTAATACACTAATCAAAGCTGAATTGCCATGCTCATCAGCTCGAGGAACCAATCTATCTGACAAATATCGAGTCTTGAAGACCGTAAAGGGGTAATTTTTTCTCTCTGTAGTAGTTTTTTAATTAATTCAAGATAAAACTCATGAGCGATGAGGCACATGCCTTAGTCCTTGCCTATCAAACTTCCATTTGACGTGTTGTCACTTGCCCATGAGACCGCTTTATGCGTGTTCTGTTATTACAGAGGGaagagtaaaaataaattttttactgTACTGCAGAAATAGAGTAAAAATAAGTTTACTGTACTGCAGAAATAGAGTAAGATGTActcagtccataccactactttaggagaagtagaaaggttatttccaatagacccctggcttaagacaaggaataataaacaaatacttaataaagcatggaacaagatgtcaagatataaatacgccacccacaaggaataataaacaaagaatagtaaacaaatttgTAATAAAGCATGCAATAAAGTGTCCTAGCAAGAATAATTCATCTACCAAGTAATGTCCTACCCCAACGACTcaaactggcactagccttctatcctaatctgagtcctccagatcttcctatatagggttatgtcctcagtgagctgtaaccgctccatgtcccgcctgatcacctctctccagtatttcttcggcctacccctaccctgcctgaaaccatccaaagcaaacttctcacacctacgaacaggggcatccatgcccctcctcatcacatgcccgaaccatctcaatcggacttcccgcatcttgttctccaccgaagccactccaaccttttcccgaatagtctcatttcgaactctatcacccctattaagcccacacatccaacgcaacatccgcatttccgccaccttcaatttttgaatgtgagagttcttgactggccaacattccgctccatacaacatggtcgaaaggactgccaccctgtagaatttgcctttaagcttggatGACAtgcaccttcctatcacacaacacccccgaggcgagcttccacttcatccatcccgccccaatacggtgggagacatcctcgtcaatctcaccattcccctgaatcatggacccaaggtacttgaaactatccctcttacacaccgtctgggaatccaaccttactaccacctcatCTTCCTGcatcacgtcattaaacttgcattccaaatatcgGTGTTTGAAATTCGGTATCAGCTCTCGTGTTACCAAGAAGGTACACATTGGTTCAGTTTTAATACTACTAGAAGTTTAACTTTGCTTTTGGATACACtcactactaaattctattttaTCTCAGTTCTTTCCTTGTGAGGTTGATTTACAAGACTGGCGTTGAAGGTGGATGACCTTTGGAATATCTCAGTATAAAGCAAAAGCATGTCCTTTGGAATATCTCATCAGATTGTTGAGCTTCAATTCCTTCCTTTTCATGACCTTATAACCAATCTAATATTCGTTAGAATCAAGTGTATAGACAAGGAATGAATAGTTACATTAGAATCGAGTGCAAAAACTAGGTATGAGggattttttaaactaaaaataccaCTTATTTTGAAACGAAGTGAGTAGAATCATACACATTAAATATGAGAAATGGGAAAAGAGCCAAAACATTAGAGACTTGCTTTGCCTTTTCATCTTTTTCCAGGTGAATTTGCAGTAAATGCTACTACTTATTGCCATTTAAGAGCTCAAGGCAGTAGTAGCAAaaaccttttcttttcttttcttcctgaTCAGTTAATTAAGTTTTCAACGGTCTGACGCTCGCTACCTTTAATGTTGTGCGATTGAATGTTGAAGTAGTGCCGTCTTAAGTGTTGGGATTGGTTGGAGTTGGTTTAACAGACcgtttatctatatttatatctcaGAAATGCTCAAATGTTATAGCTTCTGTAGTTCTTGTGAATTGatatttcttgagatttttggcaAAGGTTAGCTATGTTGTTAATGAACAAATTATTCTGGAGTCTATTAAGATCAACAGTCAGTTATTAAGCTTAATTCCACCAGTCTGTTTCGTGTTTGGGATTTTTCATTTCATCTTCAACTATCTTTTTGATGTCCTAATATCGTTACTTGGACACGTCGcgtttttatatatgtatgtgttcttgatgcttactatttttattattactactTGATAATGCCTTCCTTTGTTTGATAAGATTCAATTCAAGTATGATATGTATCTTCACTGTCTTTTCATCTAGGCGGTTAACATTTTTGagcaggaggtcacgggttcaagccttggaaacagcctccggCAGAAATGCACGGTAAAGCTACGtataatacacccttgtggtggggtggGGCccagacaccgcgcatagcggtagctttagtgcaccgggctgccctttttttttttttaaatcaaaatcaaacaagaATTTGAAGCTGAACTGTACGGTGAAGATGTCAGTCGACATCATGCAGATAACAATGTGAGTATCTGCTATTAATAAGATATCCATCATGCAGATGCAAACATGAGTACCTGATAATTATATACTACAACATACCCGGTGTAATTCCACAAGTTGGGTTTGGAGAAGACCTTACCTCTATCTCCTGGAGATAGAGAGGCTATATCTAGTTGACCCTCGACTCAAGTTAGGTATCTCAAAGCCTGATAATTATATGATGACGGGAAAAAGAGAGATTGTTGTTGTGAAGACATTCTAAAGGTTTGTCTTCCCATCTCCACGATACCTCCTTTTGGGTTGTGTTTCACTTTACCTCGCATTTTCCCTGTTTTCATCGGAAATTTAGCATGTTTTATCTTCACTCCAGGGTGTTATTTCCTTGATATTTGACAAGGCTGCATTGGAACCTACATTTTGCCCGATGTACGCCCAACTGTGTTCTTATCTCAATGAAAAACTGACTCCATTTCCTTCTACTGATGAACCTGGTGGCGAAGAGATTACATTCGAGCATGTTCTGTTGAATAATTGTGACGAAGCATATGAAGGTGCTGAATTTTCTGAACAATCAAAATAGACccactaattgcacttatataatatgtgcatacaaataagtcctaggcccaaaaatatAAAGCCCATGAAAATCACAAATATGGGTTGCACCGCGGAACTTTCTGGGCCGGATCaataaaattcgggtcacaactctaacattctccaccttgacacgaattctaattcagaactcaaatctaTTTCAaaacaaactctccacctcttccaagcaatgctcaaacttggcatttggtagtgtcttggtcatcatatcagcaaggttatcatgggtactaatcttgctcaccacaatatcaccacgagcaataatttcacgcacaaaatGATACTGAACATCAATGTGCTTTTTCCTCTCGTAAAATATTTGATCTTTCGTAAGGAAGATAGCGCTCTGACTGTCGCAAAAGACCATAGTAATttgtaagtctttgctaagttcaccaaaaaaacccttcaaccaaatagcttctttgaaagcctctgtaatagccatatACTCTGCCTCAATAGTTGACAAAGCAATTgtagtctgtaaggtagctttccaactaatagcacaaccaccaatggtgaaaacatagcctataagggacctccttttatcatgatctcctgCAAAATCAGAATCAATATATCtgattactccatctctatttttcttaaattggaaACAAATAGTAACAGATATATGCAAGTATCTAAAAGTCCTGAACTgttttccaatgttctttgccaggatttgccatgtatctgctaactgcacTGACAACATATGATAAATCTAGTAGGGAACACACCATTACATATATAAGAGACCCGACGGCACTAGAGTATGGAATTCGAGACATATAGTCATGCTCATCATCTatctttggagataaagtggtCGAAAGTTTGAAGTGAGCTGCCAATGGAGTTCTAGCAGGCTTGgtattttgcatattgaacctgtgaaacACTTTTTCAATATATCTTTTCTGACTCAAATATAACTTACAATTCTTTTTATCCCTCAGAATctccatgccaagaatcttctttgctgctcctaaatccttcatatcaaactctTTACTGAGCtaggctttgacttttattatctctctcatatcctttgttGCAATCAATATATCAACATATAAGAGAAGATACACGAAtaaaccatcacttacctccttgaagtagacacaactatcatagcTGCTCCTCTGAAACATATGAGAGATCATAAAAGAATCAAACTTCTTATACCACTTCCTGAGACTACAAAGCCCtctggttgctgcatatagatgtcctcctcGAGTTCTCCATGcaagaatgcagttttgacatccaactgctcaagctcaagattatacagggccacaataccaagcaaggctcgaatcgaactatgctttacaactagAGAAAACACATTTGTGAAGTCAATACCTGGAACCTGATTGtagcctttagcaactagtcttgctttgtaccttgCATCTTCAACTCCCGATGTTCCTTTCCTTTTGAATGCCCACTTGCAACAGACAACTTTCTTAcctttaggcaatctcaccagATCCTATgtgtcattcttatgaagtgattctatCTCCTCCTGCATAACAATCATCCATAGGTaggaatcatcacaactaactgtGTCTCTGAG
Coding sequences within:
- the LOC107876325 gene encoding eukaryotic translation initiation factor-like, coding for MTDVDKPHTGDSCFEGREGVMYTRDQLLQLREQEVESELFVGGRGRADANVICAFCVARSCLMHVSVGAVLDRSLKPSFVTQGGSTRMLIKAETPRSAAQKSNFFDKDHVLNTVMGYSFWLTHIDLHILNPPTVTKFDLLKRQLIASAITNADTLKDVVSLIFNSAVLEPTFCPMYAQLFSDLSENLPPFPSDEPGGRKISFKRVLLNNCQEAFEGAEKLRDEVRQMIAPEQESEQKDIEKFFKLRNLGNIKLIGELFNIRMVTESIVRRIVQELLEQDPKSCPEEEKVEAICQFFNIIGKQLDENNNSRNVNDMYFNRLKQLSTNPQLVPRLRFMVRDVMDLRSNNWVPRREEVKAKSIAEFHSKAQKTLSSRPGASARMRNCRGPPAQGSSRWLSFLTMFLKSSKKLKLSFLVKMPVEVT
- the LOC124885215 gene encoding eukaryotic translation initiation factor-like, giving the protein MLCRCSVSRRVVFLSQTPTLPPPVVDISLEPLRVKREDGDRFYSSRQVANEYNVQEQLSSHLARTQTSPNQADGPPNTLIKAELPCSSARGTNLSDKYRVLKTVKGRLTFLSRRSRVQALETASGRNAR